The segment AACAAGTTTCCTGAATTGATAACCGCCATGCGTTGAGCCCCATACCTGCTCATCGTTGGCATTGAACCCCATATCCAGTGTGGTCATGCCTTCGCTGCTAATAACAGCTTCAGAAGTGGCGTAGCTTGCCCCCCGTAATTCACTTCCACAATTTTTTCCAACCGTTCCCCCAACAAAAGTTTTCTTGTCTTTTCGCTTCAGCACAACCTCGCACCCTTGGCGTGTGGTAAGCTTATCACGTTGCAAGGCCTCCACTTTGTGAGGCTGGCCGGCAAACTCAAGCGGATTATCGAATGTGTAAAT is part of the Cyclobacteriaceae bacterium genome and harbors:
- a CDS encoding chromophore lyase CpcT/CpeT, with the translated sequence MKIIPATVLLSICSFALKAQSKKDLTELHSWMVGQFSSAEQAQRDSNFFDIRLGVYPIWKERTDGYWLYVEQASASSLDKPYRQRIYQLTLTNRGIESIIYTFDNPLEFAGQPHKVEALQRDKLTTRQGCEVVLKRKDKKTFVGGTVGKNCGSELRGASYATSEAVISSEGMTTLDMGFNANDEQVWGSTHGGYQFRKLVR